The following proteins are encoded in a genomic region of Holophagales bacterium:
- the aroC gene encoding chorismate synthase: protein MPRLRLLTAGESHGPLLTAILEGLPAGLRLDLAAIDADLARRQHGYGRGGRMKLERDRVRFTGGLRGGETLGSPLAMTVENLDHGVWEKVMGPVEVDPEAAAKRRLSSPRPGHADLPGGLKYGRHDLRDVLERASARETAARVAAGAVCRQLLGAFGIEVKSGVLSVGPVASEEPREGWSFASLAAVREDSPFRAVDASLEPKMTQAVDAAAKAGDTLGGTILVAARGVPPGLGSHVSWDRKLDGIVGQAMLSIPSVKAVSIGSGVSNAFAPGSLAHDPIAYSEERGFHRTQNRAGGLEGGITNGEDVLVVLFQKPIATLREGLPSVDLDTKEPHRAQYERSDVTAVPACGVIAEAMLALVLAGALLEKTGGDAMEEVRRNLEGFLAAQRRF, encoded by the coding sequence ATGCCACGCCTCCGCCTCCTGACCGCCGGCGAATCGCACGGGCCGCTCCTGACGGCGATCCTCGAGGGGCTCCCTGCGGGCCTGCGGCTCGACCTCGCCGCAATCGACGCCGACCTCGCACGGCGCCAGCACGGGTACGGCCGCGGCGGGCGGATGAAGCTCGAGCGGGACCGGGTGCGGTTCACCGGGGGGCTGCGCGGCGGGGAGACGCTCGGCTCTCCGCTCGCGATGACGGTCGAGAACCTCGACCACGGCGTCTGGGAGAAGGTGATGGGGCCGGTCGAGGTCGACCCGGAGGCCGCGGCGAAGCGGCGGCTCTCCTCGCCGCGCCCCGGGCACGCGGACCTGCCGGGCGGGCTCAAGTACGGCCGCCACGACCTGCGCGACGTCCTCGAACGGGCGAGCGCGAGAGAGACGGCCGCGCGCGTGGCGGCGGGCGCCGTCTGCCGGCAGCTCCTCGGCGCGTTCGGCATCGAGGTGAAGAGCGGCGTCCTGTCGGTCGGCCCGGTCGCGAGCGAGGAGCCGCGCGAGGGATGGTCGTTCGCGAGCCTGGCGGCGGTGCGCGAGGACTCACCTTTCCGCGCCGTCGACGCGAGCCTCGAGCCGAAGATGACGCAGGCGGTCGACGCCGCCGCGAAGGCGGGCGACACGCTCGGCGGGACGATCCTCGTCGCGGCGCGCGGCGTGCCGCCCGGCCTCGGGTCGCACGTCTCGTGGGACCGCAAGCTCGACGGGATCGTCGGCCAGGCGATGCTCTCGATCCCCTCGGTCAAGGCCGTCTCGATCGGCTCGGGCGTCTCGAACGCGTTCGCTCCGGGTTCCCTGGCGCACGACCCGATCGCCTACTCCGAGGAGCGCGGCTTTCACCGGACGCAGAACCGTGCCGGAGGCCTCGAGGGCGGGATCACGAACGGCGAGGACGTCCTCGTGGTCCTCTTCCAGAAGCCGATCGCCACGCTGCGCGAGGGGCTGCCGTCGGTCGACCTCGACACGAAGGAGCCGCACCGGGCGCAGTACGAGCGCTCCGACGTGACCGCCGTCCCCGCCTGCGGCGTCATCGCCGAGGCGATGCTCGCGCTCGTCCTCGCGGGGGCGCTCCTGGAGAAGACCGGCGGAGACGCGATGGAAGAGGTCCGGCGGAACCTCGAGGGCTTCCTCGCGGCCCAGCGGAGGTTCTGA